The Gammaproteobacteria bacterium genome includes a window with the following:
- a CDS encoding type II toxin-antitoxin system RelE/ParE family toxin, with translation MKFNVVLTAGAELDLSDIHEFVGRQDGWPRADQLLDAIQGVLEKLGDFPERGEYPPELTVLGIKQFRQVHHKPYRVIYQVSQDSVAVLLVADGRRDMQALLQRRLLFSGPIGFSGEPK, from the coding sequence GTGAAGTTCAACGTCGTACTAACCGCGGGTGCCGAACTGGATCTGAGCGACATTCACGAATTTGTCGGCCGCCAGGATGGCTGGCCTCGCGCCGACCAACTGCTGGACGCCATTCAGGGCGTGTTGGAGAAGCTCGGTGACTTCCCGGAGCGGGGCGAGTATCCGCCGGAACTGACGGTGTTGGGGATCAAACAATTCCGGCAGGTCCATCACAAACCCTATCGGGTCATTTACCAAGTGAGCCAAGACTCGGTCGCGGTGTTGCTGGTCGCTGATGGTCGTAGAGATATGCAGGCGCTGTTGCAACGGCGGCTGTTGTTTTCCGGACCAATCGGATTTTCCGGAGAGCCGAAATGA
- a CDS encoding type II toxin-antitoxin system Phd/YefM family antitoxin, translated as MKLATQIRPISYLKAHASEIVRNLAQHGPAMVITQNGEAKAVLQDVHSYEQTQETLALLKVLALGQQELAEGKTVPLAEGIARIKARRRPAGG; from the coding sequence GTGAAGCTTGCCACCCAAATCCGCCCCATCAGCTACCTGAAGGCGCATGCCTCGGAAATCGTGCGTAACTTGGCTCAGCACGGTCCGGCGATGGTGATTACCCAGAACGGCGAGGCCAAGGCGGTTCTTCAGGACGTTCACAGCTACGAACAAACGCAGGAGACCTTGGCGCTGCTCAAGGTCCTGGCCTTGGGTCAGCAGGAACTTGCCGAAGGCAAGACAGTGCCGCTCGCGGAGGGGATCGCCCGCATCAAGGCCCGGAGGCGGCCGGCTGGCGGGTGA
- a CDS encoding AbrB/MazE/SpoVT family DNA-binding domain-containing protein has translation MDDSTVTSKGQVTIPKAVRQKLGMRAGSKVQFRVVADHAELTMVHAPTDVPTSGFGMLKSARKRVPADFDAASLLKPK, from the coding sequence ATGGACGATTCCACGGTCACCAGCAAAGGCCAAGTCACCATTCCCAAGGCGGTTCGCCAGAAGCTCGGCATGCGTGCAGGCAGCAAGGTGCAGTTTCGTGTCGTGGCTGACCATGCGGAATTGACCATGGTCCACGCGCCCACGGACGTCCCGACCAGCGGCTTCGGCATGCTCAAGAGCGCGCGCAAAAGGGTGCCGGCGGATTTCGATGCTGCGAGCCTTTTGAAGCCGAAGTGA